A section of the Hevea brasiliensis isolate MT/VB/25A 57/8 chromosome 17, ASM3005281v1, whole genome shotgun sequence genome encodes:
- the LOC110635194 gene encoding protein FRIGIDA, giving the protein MEKPSMPMSSIFNSTDRTAPLAQVKQEQQSIQTPLQPQLKGQPQKLPIVALQVSDQQQPQDDVPKGTYLFNSIEELSNLSTVISEFYGRYQELQCHLDFIQRAIDACSGDQEYPQVIQSASDSPPTAVTGKQTTEIVTTNSAPAKSELLSLCEMMCGKGLRKYLTSHLSDIPKLRAEVPPALKCAPNPAKLVLDCIGRFYLQGIRAYTKDSHMTPGRKASILVLEFFLRIIDNGIEFDSALKQEAEQAAVAWRKRLIAEGGVGKSSDIDARGLLLLIGCYGIPKGFTNEDIWDLIRLSNSKQIADALRRSPVLVARVSGILERMMNNGMKIEAVDVAYTFGIEDKFPPQKLLTSFLRDANEASKRRRREANNSPYLLKEASEKQLTALKSVIKLLEDRKLDPIKLLPGWQLIETRDKLEKEIADLNKKIEDRVTQKRKADENEFSNNLKSHEKKRLRFTGSSLISSPRIGLHEQRATGHVEGSGLYSTSLRMSLLDGGFSGHINNSSVAGSMLYGSGVGSLPEHVLGTVAGVGSVMHGTGVGLAPAYSIPSTSSFAGVHRDMLVDRTGQKMSRNVAYGWHGVGDPAFIDFSREQSFVHQPASGLFGPSPSIEGFVGVSNSPPTNAANRNSTSDLYRFADAVK; this is encoded by the exons ATGGAGAAACCTTCCATGCCCATGTCCTCTATCTTCAATTCCACAGACCGCACAGCTCCCCTCGCCCAAGTTAAGCAGGAACAGCAATCCATTCAAACACCACTACAGCCTCAGCTCAAAGGCCAACCACAAAAGCTCCCAATTGTTGCTCTTCAGGTATCTGACCAACAACAACCCCAAGATGATGTACCAAAGGGAACTTATTTATTCAACTCTATTGAAGAACTCAGCAATCTCTCCACTGTCATTAGCGAATTTTATGGTAGATATCAGGAATTGCAATGTCACCTTGATTTCATCCAAAGGGCCATTGATGCCTGCTCCGGTGATCAGGAATATCCACAAGTAATTCAGTCGGCTTCCGATTCCCCTCCAACAGCAGTGACTGGGAAACAAACAACGGAAATAGTCACAACAAATTCCGCACCAGCCAAGTCGGAGCTCTTAAGTCTTTGCGAGATGATGTGTGGCAAAGGCCTCCGTAAATATCTTACCTCACATCTATCCGATATCCCGAAGCTTCGAGCTGAAGTTCCTCCTGCACTAAAATGTGCTCCAAATCCGGCTAAGCTAGTGCTAGATTGCATAGGGCGGTTTTATCTGCAGGGAATCCGAGCCTACACCAAGGATTCTCACATGACTCCTGGGAGGAAAGCTAGCATTTTAGTTTTGGAATTCTTTTTACGAATAATTGACAATGGCATTGAGTTTGATTCCGCCCTGAAGCAGGAAGCGGAGCAGGCTGCAGTCGCTTGGAGAAAGAGGCTTATAGCTGAGGGTGGTGTGGGGAAATCCAGCGACATTGATGCAAGAGGTTTACTTCTTTTAATCGGTTGTTATGGGATCCCAAAGGGTTTTACCAATGAGGATATTTGGGATTTGATTCGGTTGAGTAATTCAAAGCAGATTGCGGATGCACTTAGAAGATCCCCAGTTCTTGTTGCCAGGGTTTCAG GTATTTTAGAGAGAATGATGAACAATGGAATGAAAATTGAAGCTGTTGATGTAGCTTATACTTTTGGGATCGAGGATAAGTTTCCTCCTCAGAAACTTCTGACTTCATTCCTTCGAGATGCTAACGAAGCATCAAAGAGGAGAAGGAGAGAAGCAAATAATTCACCTTACTTGCTG AAGGAAGCAAGTGAGAAGCAGTTGACTGCTCTGAAATCTGTAATAAAGCTTCTTGAAGATCGCAAACTTGATCCAATAAAGCTTCTTCCTGGATGGCAACTTATAGAAACGAGAGACAAGCTAGAGAAAGAAATCGCTGACCTCAATAAAAAGATAGAAGACAGGGTGACACAAAAAAGAAAAGCAGATGAGAATGAGTTCTCAAATAACTTAAAGAGTCATGAAAAAAAACGTCTACGATTTACAGGATCATCTCTGATATCCTCACCAAGAATTGGGTTGCATGAACAAAGGGCTACAGGTCATGTGGAAGGCAGTGGCTTGTATAGTACTTCCCTACGAATGAGCTTGTTGGATGGAGGATTTTCTGGTCATATCAACAATTCTTCTGTTGCGGGATCTATGTTGTATGGATCTGGTGTGGGCTCTTTGCCTGAACATGTCCTTGGCACAGTGGCCGGAGTTGGGAGTGTAATGCATGGTACTGGAGTGGGTCTTGCGCCTGCATATAGTATTCCATCCACCAGTTCATTTGCCGGAGTTCACAGGGATATGCTTGTTGATAGGACTGGGCAAAAAATGAGTCGCAATGTTGCATATGGATGGCATGGTGTTGGGGATCCTGCCTTTATTGATTTTTCACGGGAACAGAGCTTTGTTCATCAACCTGCATCCGGATTGTTTGGGCCATCACCATCAATCGAAGGTTTTGTGGGTGTATCAAATTCCCCACCTACCAATGCTGCTAATAGGAACTCAACCTCTGATCTTTATCGGTTTGCTGATGCTGTTAAGTGA
- the LOC110635177 gene encoding chaperone protein ClpD, chloroplastic, with translation MEVLSSSPLSVHSRWDLGPLNPSRSQRIDPLLTFSSNNNIISSSYSSCFGISISQRHRPHNPLSFKCSRSRRKRRILPISAVFERFTERAIKVVIFSQKEARALGKDMVFTQHLLLGLIGEDRDPNGFLGSGLKIDKAREVVRNIWSSDADADDANASASSTQRGGGGGTTSSTDVPFSISTKRVFEAAVEYSRTMGYNFIAPEHIAVGLFTVDDGSATRVLKRLGANVDHLAAVAVTRLQGELAKDGRQLSVESKGSREKYFSKKAAALRSSEKTREKSALTQFCVDLTARASEGLIDPVIGRETEIERIIQILCRRTKNNPILLGESGVGKTAIAEGLAISIAQANVPVFLLAKRVMSLDMGLLIAGAKERGELEARVTALIGEILKEGNIILFIDEVHTLVGTGTVGRGNKGSGLDIANLLKPSLGRGELQCMASTTIDEYRTHFESDKALARRFQPVSINEPNQEDAVKILLGLRQKYEAHHNCIFTPEAINAAVYLSARYIADRYLPDKAIDLIDEAGSRARIEAHRKKKEQQTCILSKSPDDYWQEIRTVQAMHEVVLASKVKNDGSTSNTKDSGEIILEAHVPVTSDDDDEPIVVGPDDIAAVASLWSGIPVQQLTADERMFLVSLDDQLRKRVIGQDEAVAAISRAVKRSRVGLKDPDRPIAAMMFCGPTGVGKTELAKALAACYFGSESAMLRLDMSEYMERHTVSKLIGSPPGYVGYGEGGTLTEAIRRQPFTLVLLDEIEKAHPDVFNMLLQLFEDGHLTDSQGRRVSFKNALVVMTSNVGSTAIAKGGRTSIGFLIADDESTSYAGIKALVMEELKAYFRPELLNRIDEVVVFHPLEKAQMLKILNLMLQEVKERLISLGIGLEVSESIKDLVCQQGYDKIYGARPLRRAVTQIIENPISEALLAGGFKPGDTAIVDLDASGNPVVINQSDQTIHVSDTTTVL, from the exons ATGGAAGTTTTATCTTCATCACCTCTATCAGTTCACTCGAGATGGGATTTGGGTCCGCTTAACCCATCCCGTTCACAGAGAATCGATCCTCTGTTAACATTTAGTTCTAATAACAACATAATCTCTTCCTCTTATTCATCTTGTTTTGGCATTTCCATCTCACAAAGGCACCGCCCACATAATCCCCTTTCTTTTAAATGTTCTCGTTCGCGTAGAAAACGTAGAATTCTTCCTATTTCTGCAGTTTTTGAGAGATTTACGGAGCGAGCAATAAAGGTGGTGATATTTTCTCAGAAAGAAGCCAGAGCCTTGGGCAAGGACATGGTGTTTACCCAGCATCTCTTGCTGGGTTTAATCGGGGAGGATCGCGACCCAAATGGGTTTCTTGGCTCTGGCCTTAAGATTGATAAAGCCCGTGAAGTTGTTCGAAACATTTGGAGCAGTGATGCCGATGCTGATGACGCTAATGCTTCGGCTTCTAGTACACAGAGAGGTGGAGGGGGAGGTACTACTTCATCCACAGATGTGCCATTTTCTATTAGCACGAAGCGAGTATTTGAGGCTGCCGTTGAGTATTCGAGGACAATGGGCTATAATTTCATCGCACCCGAGCATATAGCCGTTGGGTTATTCACTGTTGATGATGGGAGTGCCACTCGTGTCCTGAAGAG ACTGGGGGCAAATGTAGATCACTTGGCAGCTGTAGCAGTCACCAGACTTCAGGGTGAGCTTGCTAAAGATGGAAGACAATTATCTGTGGAATCCAAAGGATCACGTGAAAAATACTTTTCTAAGAAAGCTGCTGCATTAAGATCCTCTGAGAAAACGAGAG AGAAAAGTGCTCTGACTCAATTCTGTGTGGATCTTACTGCTCGTGCCAGTGAAGGACTCATCGACCCTGTTATTGGCCGAGAGActgaaattgaaagaattattCAGATACTTTGCCGCAGAACCAAAAACAATCCTATTCTTCTTGGTGAAAGTGGGGTTGGAAAAACAGCCATTGCCGAAGGACTAGCAATTAGTATTGCACAGGCCAATGTTCCTGTTTTTCTCTTA GCAAAACGTGTAATGTCTTTGGATATGGGACTACTAATTGCTGGTGCAAAGGAAAGGGGAGAATTAGAGGCACGCGTTACTGCACTAATAGGAGAGATACTGAAAGAAG GTAATATCATTCTTTTTATTGATGAAGTTCATACACTTGTTGGGACTGGCACAGTTGGACGGGGAAACAAGGGATCTGGACTTGACATTGCTAATTTACTGAAGCCATCACTTGGGAGGGGTGAATTACAG TGCATGGCATCCACTACGATAGATGAATACAGAACACATTTTGAAAGTGATAAAGCATTAGCTCGAAGATTCCAGCCTGTgtcaataaatgaaccaaaccag GAGGATGCTGTTAAAATACTGTTAGGTCTTCGTCAGAAATATGAGGCCCATCACAACTGCATTTTCACACCTGAAGCCATAAATGCTGCTGTCTATCTGTCAGCAAGATATATTGCTGATAGATATCTTCCGGATAAAGCTATTGATCTTATTGATGAGGCAGGAAGCAGAGCACGAATTGAGGCCCATAGGAAGAAAAAAGAACAACAGACCTGTATCCTTTCGAAGTCACCTGATGACTATTGGCAAGAAATTAGAACTGTTCAGGCCATGCATGAAGTG GTTCTGGCAAGTAAGGTAAAAAATGATGGCAGTACTTCCAACACAAAGGACTCTGGTGAAATCATTTTGGAGGCCCATGTACCTGTTAcatcagatgatgatgatga GCCAATAGTAGTGGGCCCAGATGATATAGCTGCAGTGGCTTCACTTTGGTCAGGAATCCCAGTTCAGCAGCTCACTGCTGATGAAAGAATGTTTTTGGTAAGTCTAGATGATCAGCTCAGAAAACGGGTCATTGGTCAAGATGAGGCTGTTGCTGCAATATCTCGAGCAGTTAAAAGGTCTCGAGTTGGCTTGAAAGATCCTGACAGGCCCATAGCAGCAATGATGTTTTGTGGCCCAACTGGGGTTGGCAAGACTGAACTAGCAAAAGCTTTGGCAGCATGCTATTTTGGTTCG GAGTCTGCAATGCTGAGACTGGACATGAGTGAATATATGGAACGACACACCGTGAGCAAATTAATAGGATCACCCCCaggttatgttggttatggtgaagGAGGCACTCTtacagaagctattagaagacaACCTTTCACACTGGTTTTACTGGATGAAATAGAGAAAGCTCATCCTGATGTATTCAATATGCTCCTTCAGTTGTTTGAAGATGGCCACCTTACAGATTCTCAG GGACGGAGAGTATCATTTAAAAATGCGTTGGTTGTAATGACCTCAAATGTGGGCTCTACTGCCATTGCAAAGGGGGGACGCACCTCTATCGGTTTCTTGATTGCAGATGATGAGTCAACTTCATATGCTGGAATAAAAGCATTGGTAATGGAAGAACTCAAGGCGTATTTTCGCCCAGAGTTACTCAACAGGATAGATGAAGTAGTGGTATTCCATCCCCTTGAGAAGGCTCAG atGCTCAAGATTTTAAATCTGATGCTGCAAGAGGTGAAAGAAAGGCTAATATCTCTTGGGATTGGCTTGGAGGTGTCTGAGTCTATCAAGGACCTTGTATGCCAACAAGGCTATGACAAGATTTATGGAGCTCGACCTCTTAGGAGAGCAGTTACTCAAATAATTGAAAATCCCATAAGCGAAGCCTTACTTGCGGGAGGATTTAAGCCTGGTGATACTGCAATAGTTGATCTGGATGCTTCAGGAAACCCGGTAGTTATAAATCAGTCAGATCAGACTATCCACGTATCTGATACAACAACAGTCTTGTAG